The Deefgea tanakiae DNA segment AACCCACCAAAAACGGCCATCATGGTCAGCGCGGCCAAAGCGCGCCGGCCTTTATACAACGCAACCAATTTTAGATAGGGTTTCCAAGTCGATAGCACCAAAATCCCTGCCCACAATGTCGCAGCAAGAAAGGGCTTGATAATTGCAAAAATAGTGAGCGATAAAAGGCAAATTGCAGCTAATGCAATCAATGGCTCGATTAAATCAGCAGTTTTATTTTTCATGTATTGCTTACCCTGTAAAAAAGTATCGCTAGGATAAGCGAAAAAATCGATTTTCAGTATTTCAGTCTGCGAAATGTAAAATAAACTGCACAAAAAAATCGCCCCAAGTGAGTTGGGGCGATGCATCGGCAAAAAAGTGAAAAATTAGCGACTCTGATTAGCCGTCATCCGAGCGCGATAAATCAATAAGCCCATCATATTGGCAACGTCCCTACGCACTTGCAAAGAATCAACCCGCCCAAAACGATCGCTCAATGCCTCATGTACCTCACAAGCCAGGTGAAATAAAAGTGGTTTTTCACTCAATGGTGCTTTAACCAAATAGTGATTGATTTCATTCACAATTTGGTCGGCAAGTTCATCAGGATGAGTCGCACTCGACGTCAAAATACAATCCAGCAATCGCACCCCTATCACTCCCATTGAAAGTAACTGAATTGTCATACAACCCCCACGCAGAATGCGGTATTGCTTTACTTTAGTGAGCAAAATCAGGCTTGGTAGCGGAATCCGTCAAACGGTAATGCGGGTATTTGAGTAGCGACAAGACGATGTATTTCTTCTACATTGCGATGATGCAATGCACCATTACGAGGAATCTATTTATGTGCGGAATTGTTGGCGCGGTATCAGATCGCAATGTAGTACCTATGCTATTAGCTGGATTAGCTCGACTCGAATATCGTGGTTACGACTCCAGTGGCATCGCCTTAAACGGTAACCAGCAACTAGATCGAATCCGCGTCGCGGGTCGTGTTGCTGATTTGGCAGCGCGCTGCGAAAACAGCAACGGTACCAGCGGTATCGCACACACGCGCTGGGCTACTCACGGGATTCCTTCCGAAGCCAACGCACATCCGCATCTAGGCGGTGACTCGATCATGGTGGTGCACAATGGAATCATCGAAAATCATGCCGAATTAAAACTCGAGCTGCAAGCAGCTGGCTATGTGTTTAGTTCAGAAACCGATACCGAAGCCATTGCCCATCTGATTCATTTTGAATATCAGCGCAGCGCAAATCTGCAAGCCGCAGTTCAAGCGGCGATACCACGCTTACGCGGTGCCTTTGCGATTGGTGTCAGTTGTCTTCACGAACCCAACTTACTCATCTGCGCACGTCAAGGTAGCCCTTTAGTGTTGGGACTAGGCTTTGGGGAGCAATTTTTTGCCTCTGATATTGCGGCACTGTTACCACTGACACAGCGCATGATTTACCTAGAAGAAGGTGATCTCGCCGTTGTGCAGCGTGCTGCCTTGCAGATTTTCGACATCAACGGCAATAGCGTCACTCGCCCTGCCCGTACATTAGACGTTGTCACTGATTCAGCTGATCTGGGCCCCTATCGCCACTACATGCAAAAAGAAATTTTTGCCCAACCAACCGCGCTGGCGGACACACTCGCTGCAGCCCTCAAGCAAGGTTTTGCGCCAGAGCTGTTTGGCAACAATGCCACCGATATTTTTAGCAAAACCACAGCAGTACGCATTGTGGCGTGTGGCTCTAGTTATCACGCCGGATTGGTGGCGCGCTACTGGATAGAGGAATACACCGGATTACCCGTCAGCGTCGATATTGCGAGTGAATACCGCTACCGCAGCGGCCGAGAACAAGATGGCACTCTGATCGTAGCGATTTCACAATCAGGCGAAACAGCTGATCTGTTGGCCGCCCTACGCTCAGCCAAAGAACGTGGCCAAGTCAATGTATTGGCACTTTGTAATGTCGCTCACTCAACCCTCACCCGTGAAGCGGATCTAGTGAGCTTGACTCATGCCGGAATCGAAATCGGGGTCGCATCCACCAAAGCATTCACCACGCAATTAGCCGCGCTGTTTACACTAGCCGGCGCACTAGCGCAAAGCCGGCAAACCTTGACATCAGAAGCACTCGCAGAGCTCGCTAACTGGTTACCGCGCTTGCCCGCAATATTTAATGATGTGTTCCCGCTAGAAACCCAAATCGAAGAATGGTCTCATCTACTCAGCCACTATGACCACGCCCTATTCCTTGGGCGCCATACGCTCTTCCCAATTGCACTAGAAGGCGCACTCAAACTCAAAGAAATCGCCTATATCCACGCCGAAGGCTACGCCGCAGGAGAACTGAAACACGGCCCACTCGCACTGGTTGATGAACACATGCCAGTGATTGTTTGCGCTGCCAATGATGAGCTATTCGATAAATTACTATCCAATCTGCGTGAAGTCGAAGCACGTGGAGGCAAAATATTTTTGATAGCTGAACCGGGTTGCGAAGCCGCATTTCCCTATTGCCAACACACCATCACGCTCCCCAGTATTACCGGACCACTCGCACCGATTGTATTCACATTGCCACTGCAATTCTTGGCCTACCACACCGCATGCCGCAAAGGAACCGACGTCGACAAACCAAGAAACCTTGCGAAAAGCGTGACTGTAGAGTAATAAATAAACAGGATGCAATGTGTGATCCGAAGAAATAAAGTCTGTATCAAATAAATAAAGTCTGTTTAGATGAGTTGCACTAAAAATTCGTTCGTCAAGCATCGCGGAAAATTTAGAAACAACTAAAGTACATACGTCGAATCTGAGTCAAAGTATCGATACACAAGCTTGAAAATATCGAAGGCCGCTACCTGATGGTTTGCGGCCTTTCGTTTTTCACGCTTCGACATCTACAGATCGGCCTTAGCGGACTTTCAAAACCTCTACATCGAGGACCGAAATAGAGTACCACTACAGACTGATGTTTCGACACTTCCAGTCTGGCACATCGATGCCGTATCAGGAGGGAGAAGTCCATAACATTGCTAAGGCCGAGATGTTCATACCAAGTTCAAAAAAATAAAACGGCCGCTCTCTATCAGATTGCGGCCTTCGCAATTTTGTATTGCATTCGTTGTTAGATTGACTCTTCAGATGGCTTATTTTGCATATGCACCAGCAGAATAGGTTAGCTCATAGCTGTGGCTGTAAATTTCTAGAATGTTGCCAAACGGATCTTCCATATACACCATGCGGTAAGGCTTCTCGCCTGGAAAGTATTCACGAACTGGCATACGTTGTTTACCCCCTGCAGCAACGATCTTGGCCGCTAGCCCTTCTACATCGGGGTCTTGCACACAAAAATGGAAAACGCCGCCTTTCCAGTATTCAAAGTTGTTTTCACGGCGCTCAGCATTGGCAAATTCAAAAATCTCCACCCCGATTCGATCACCCGTCGATAAATGCGCAATCCGAAATGAGCCCCAGCCAGGGCCAAATACATCGTTACACATCACCCCAATGGCTGAATCATCTTCATGAATGACGGTGGGCTCCATAATCAAATACCAGCCTAACACTTCGGTGTAAAAACGCACCGCAGCATCCAGATCGGTCACAGAAAGGCCAATATGCGAAAAATTACGTGGATAAGTCGTGGATTGCATGTCTAACTCCTTGTTTTGAAAGTGAAGCCAGTATAGGCGCCGCATTTTATAAGTTAAACTAA contains these protein-coding regions:
- a CDS encoding lactoylglutathione lyase family protein, with the translated sequence MQSTTYPRNFSHIGLSVTDLDAAVRFYTEVLGWYLIMEPTVIHEDDSAIGVMCNDVFGPGWGSFRIAHLSTGDRIGVEIFEFANAERRENNFEYWKGGVFHFCVQDPDVEGLAAKIVAAGGKQRMPVREYFPGEKPYRMVYMEDPFGNILEIYSHSYELTYSAGAYAK
- the glmS gene encoding glutamine--fructose-6-phosphate transaminase (isomerizing), with amino-acid sequence MCGIVGAVSDRNVVPMLLAGLARLEYRGYDSSGIALNGNQQLDRIRVAGRVADLAARCENSNGTSGIAHTRWATHGIPSEANAHPHLGGDSIMVVHNGIIENHAELKLELQAAGYVFSSETDTEAIAHLIHFEYQRSANLQAAVQAAIPRLRGAFAIGVSCLHEPNLLICARQGSPLVLGLGFGEQFFASDIAALLPLTQRMIYLEEGDLAVVQRAALQIFDINGNSVTRPARTLDVVTDSADLGPYRHYMQKEIFAQPTALADTLAAALKQGFAPELFGNNATDIFSKTTAVRIVACGSSYHAGLVARYWIEEYTGLPVSVDIASEYRYRSGREQDGTLIVAISQSGETADLLAALRSAKERGQVNVLALCNVAHSTLTREADLVSLTHAGIEIGVASTKAFTTQLAALFTLAGALAQSRQTLTSEALAELANWLPRLPAIFNDVFPLETQIEEWSHLLSHYDHALFLGRHTLFPIALEGALKLKEIAYIHAEGYAAGELKHGPLALVDEHMPVIVCAANDELFDKLLSNLREVEARGGKIFLIAEPGCEAAFPYCQHTITLPSITGPLAPIVFTLPLQFLAYHTACRKGTDVDKPRNLAKSVTVE